The following are encoded together in the Candidatus Anaeroferrophillus wilburensis genome:
- the ruvB gene encoding Holliday junction branch migration DNA helicase RuvB encodes MDDRLVDQHPVTDDLPDELSLRPARLAEYVGQTKIIDNLKVYIAAARERREPLDHVLFSGPPGLGKTTLSNIVAHEMGVQVRSTSGPAIERPGDLAAILTNLHEMDILFIDEIHRLNRSVEEILYPALEDFKLDIIIGQGPAARSIRLDLPPFTLVGATTRAGLLSSPLRGRFGITFRLNFYKHEELARIIRRSAGILNVSLDNDGEAEIACRSRGTPRIANRLLKRVRDFAQIHGAPLISGDVARHALEKMEIDTYGLDPLDRQYLQALIHKFAGGPVGIETLAAVLHEEGDTLEDICEPYLLQLGFLARTPRGRVATPRACEYFASLSAIAG; translated from the coding sequence GTGGATGACAGGTTGGTTGATCAGCATCCGGTTACCGATGATTTGCCCGACGAGCTGTCCCTGCGACCGGCCCGGCTGGCGGAGTATGTCGGCCAGACGAAGATTATCGATAACCTCAAAGTATATATTGCCGCGGCCAGGGAACGGCGTGAACCCTTGGATCATGTGCTTTTTTCCGGCCCTCCCGGTTTGGGAAAAACTACGTTGTCGAACATTGTTGCCCATGAAATGGGTGTCCAGGTCAGATCAACGTCCGGACCGGCAATTGAACGTCCCGGTGATCTGGCGGCGATTCTTACCAACCTGCACGAGATGGATATCCTTTTTATCGATGAAATTCATCGTTTGAATCGCTCCGTCGAGGAAATTCTCTATCCGGCCCTGGAAGATTTTAAACTTGATATTATCATTGGTCAGGGGCCTGCTGCCCGTTCCATTCGCCTCGATCTGCCTCCCTTCACCCTGGTGGGGGCTACCACCAGGGCTGGTTTGCTCAGCTCCCCCCTGCGGGGTCGTTTCGGCATTACCTTTCGGCTTAATTTCTATAAGCATGAAGAACTTGCCCGCATTATCCGCCGGTCAGCCGGGATATTGAACGTCTCTCTTGACAATGATGGTGAGGCTGAAATAGCCTGTCGGTCACGAGGTACGCCAAGAATTGCCAATCGACTGCTGAAACGGGTCAGGGATTTTGCCCAGATCCATGGAGCGCCTTTGATCTCCGGCGACGTTGCCCGCCACGCCCTGGAAAAGATGGAGATCGACACCTATGGTCTCGATCCCCTTGACCGCCAGTATCTCCAGGCTCTCATTCACAAATTTGCCGGCGGGCCAGTGGGTATCGAAACCCTGGCTGCCGTTCTGCATGAAGAGGGCGATACCCTGGAAGATATATGTGAGCCCTATCTGCTGCAGCTTGGTTTCTTGGCCAGGACTCCTCGTGGACGGGTTGCTACTCCCCGGGCCTGTGAATACTTCGCCTCACTTTCGGCCATTGCCGGCTAA